The following are encoded in a window of Blastocatellia bacterium genomic DNA:
- a CDS encoding DUF1501 domain-containing protein — MGKTTRRDFLKTSGCTVLTVGLSQHAFFRRTQQASASALTAAAALSTTNNVLVVVQLDGGNDGLNTVIPASGRLHSLYRDARPQLSVPEAEILPLGADAANHRIGLHPAMAPLKALYDRPEKPVAVIQGVGYPNPNRSHFRSQDIWHTANPERIEKTGWLGDYLDVAYPSVDNPFLAVSVGGELPLMLRSQNRVIPGIDNLDEYQIYAGDDADAANKVQTFLALNRVGAPEQTLYEHIRRTALELYESTQAVQRSAQNYTPDPTIVYPDNNPLAGALRQVAQIIAANLGTRIFYVAMGGFDTHTAQSYDHASLLATLSGAIDPFYRDMVRLGQANRVLLMTWSEFGRKVRQNADIGTDHGAAAPQLIVGGAVKGGIYGVHPNLTDLYDEDDMKHSIDFRSVYTTILEQWFGVSARDILGGRFEPVRFL; from the coding sequence ATGGGTAAAACAACACGACGTGATTTTCTGAAAACGAGTGGCTGCACTGTGCTGACCGTCGGACTGAGTCAGCACGCCTTCTTCCGCCGCACACAGCAAGCCTCAGCCAGCGCCTTGACCGCCGCTGCTGCGCTGAGCACCACCAACAATGTGCTGGTGGTTGTTCAACTGGACGGCGGCAATGACGGATTAAACACGGTGATCCCGGCCAGCGGGCGGTTGCACAGTTTGTATCGCGATGCGCGACCTCAACTCTCCGTGCCTGAAGCAGAGATATTGCCGCTCGGCGCGGATGCAGCCAATCATCGCATCGGATTGCATCCGGCGATGGCCCCGCTCAAGGCGCTTTATGATCGGCCGGAAAAACCTGTTGCCGTCATCCAAGGCGTCGGCTATCCCAATCCGAATCGGTCACACTTTCGTTCGCAAGACATCTGGCATACGGCTAATCCTGAGCGGATTGAAAAGACCGGCTGGCTGGGCGATTATCTGGATGTCGCATATCCCTCTGTGGACAATCCCTTCTTGGCGGTCTCCGTGGGCGGTGAATTGCCGTTGATGCTGCGTTCGCAGAACCGTGTTATTCCCGGCATTGACAATCTGGATGAATACCAAATTTATGCCGGTGATGACGCTGATGCTGCCAATAAGGTGCAAACATTTCTGGCGCTGAATCGCGTGGGTGCGCCTGAGCAGACGCTCTATGAGCACATTCGCCGGACGGCGCTGGAATTGTACGAAAGCACACAAGCGGTTCAACGCAGCGCGCAGAATTACACGCCTGACCCGACGATTGTCTATCCGGACAACAATCCATTGGCCGGGGCGCTGCGGCAAGTCGCTCAGATTATCGCAGCGAATCTGGGCACACGCATCTTTTACGTCGCCATGGGTGGCTTCGATACACATACGGCGCAGAGCTACGATCATGCCAGCTTGCTGGCCACGTTGTCGGGAGCGATTGACCCGTTCTATCGTGACATGGTGCGGCTCGGACAGGCCAATCGTGTGCTGCTGATGACATGGTCTGAGTTTGGACGCAAAGTCAGACAGAACGCGGACATCGGCACGGATCACGGCGCAGCGGCGCCGCAGTTGATCGTCGGCGGAGCGGTCAAGGGCGGAATTTACGGCGTGCATCCGAATCTGACCGATTTGTATGACGAGGACGACATGAAGCACAGCATTGATTTCCGCTCGGTCTACACGACCATTCTGGAGCAATGGTTCGGCGTCAGCGCACGCGACATTTTGGGCGGGCGATTTGAACCGGTTCGATTCCTCTAG
- a CDS encoding DUF1800 domain-containing protein: MPLTLQDKVTHLLRRAGFAARPEEIEAGVARGLAATAEQLINFDRVPDNLGVLPTVPKGHDEHDGAEYLSMSEEDFRYVEGHFIEDINLFWLNAMITTTRPLQEKMVLFWHHLFATSFDGVYDVRQMYLQNENFRGNFNPITGQIVRPHASNPFPVGNYRQMLEYLSQDPAMLFWLDNWENHKHTPEVGSNENYARELLELFSLGVFDPVTGEPNYTERDVRQASRALTGWSVHMPGENNPDNFPRRFFFNSSRDVHDYGPYQVLGVTFSGDGRRLFDVIVQYKRPGQPQSACGRYLGYRLFKFFGYDNPEPEVINDLADVFDGVHGGERYSIRQMLRRIFTPGNPSSEAFYSEKAFRAQIKSPTEYLVSAYRLLNPGAMRLILQNADRDDLPIVYRLPETMRKMGQQLFRPPNVGGWKDGPNWINTTLHLSRINLAAQIADARWPQQGGIDVRQILLDNGLFQGSNFTRAPKEPYVDYFTRLLLQSSVAPELRQALVQYLNTPANGLGGDVERKKVQGLIFLILTMPAFHLH; encoded by the coding sequence ATGCCATTGACTTTGCAAGATAAGGTCACGCATCTGCTGCGACGCGCCGGCTTTGCTGCCCGGCCCGAAGAGATTGAAGCCGGCGTGGCTCGCGGACTAGCGGCCACTGCCGAGCAATTGATCAATTTCGACCGCGTCCCTGACAATCTCGGTGTTTTGCCCACCGTTCCCAAAGGACACGATGAGCACGACGGCGCCGAGTACTTGTCCATGAGCGAAGAAGATTTTCGCTATGTCGAGGGACATTTCATCGAAGACATCAATCTGTTTTGGCTTAACGCGATGATAACAACCACTCGCCCGTTGCAGGAAAAGATGGTGCTGTTTTGGCATCACCTGTTTGCCACATCGTTCGACGGCGTTTACGACGTTCGGCAAATGTACCTGCAAAACGAAAACTTTCGCGGGAACTTCAATCCGATCACCGGTCAAATCGTTCGACCTCATGCGTCCAATCCATTTCCTGTCGGCAATTATCGTCAGATGCTGGAGTATTTGAGCCAGGACCCGGCGATGTTGTTCTGGCTGGATAATTGGGAGAATCATAAGCACACGCCAGAAGTCGGCAGCAACGAAAACTATGCGCGCGAGTTGCTCGAACTGTTCTCGCTCGGCGTGTTTGATCCCGTCACCGGCGAGCCGAATTATACAGAGCGCGACGTGCGGCAAGCCTCGCGCGCGCTCACTGGCTGGTCCGTGCACATGCCGGGCGAAAACAATCCGGATAATTTTCCCCGTCGGTTCTTCTTCAACAGCAGCCGCGACGTGCACGATTACGGTCCTTATCAGGTGTTGGGCGTTACTTTCAGCGGCGATGGTCGTCGGCTGTTTGATGTGATTGTGCAGTACAAGCGGCCTGGTCAACCGCAGAGCGCCTGCGGACGCTACCTCGGCTATCGCCTGTTCAAATTCTTCGGCTACGATAACCCCGAGCCAGAGGTGATCAACGACCTGGCTGATGTGTTCGACGGCGTGCATGGCGGAGAAAGATATAGCATTCGTCAGATGCTCCGCCGGATATTCACGCCGGGCAATCCCAGCTCCGAGGCATTTTATTCAGAGAAGGCCTTCAGGGCGCAGATCAAAAGTCCAACCGAATACCTGGTCAGCGCCTACCGGCTGCTCAATCCGGGCGCTATGCGATTGATTCTGCAGAACGCCGACCGGGATGATTTGCCAATCGTCTACCGACTCCCAGAAACCATGCGAAAGATGGGGCAACAGCTATTTCGACCGCCCAACGTCGGTGGATGGAAAGACGGCCCCAACTGGATCAATACCACGTTGCACTTGAGCCGTATCAATCTGGCCGCGCAGATTGCCGACGCGCGATGGCCACAACAAGGCGGCATTGACGTGCGACAAATTCTGCTGGACAACGGCCTATTTCAAGGCAGCAATTTCACAAGGGCGCCGAAAGAGCCGTATGTGGACTACTTCACCCGATTGTTGCTTCAATCGAGCGTTGCGCCGGAGCTGCGGCAGGCGCTCGTTCAATACTTGAATACGCCAGCCAATGGACTGGGCGGAGACGTCGAGAGAAAAAAGGTCCAAGGGTTGATCTTTCTCATCTTGACGATGCCGGCATTTCATTTGCACTAG